A window from bacterium encodes these proteins:
- a CDS encoding electron transfer flavoprotein subunit alpha/FixB family protein, producing MLLVVLEHDRGTMDEAAREALTFGRGLAAQMGVPLHAALIGGDDADLVAEAGAFGAEAVYTVVSDVLADFGPEAWGEAAAELIRRLEPGAVLAGGSERGNEIMAQVAARLDLPMVANCIDVQAYSGAGEWTMTRQQWGGSLLEDARLASERPLLTTGLHTLAAERAEAAASPSIEAVDIELDPSLARTMVKDRVVLEAGVTLSTAPVVIGGGRGVGSPEAFAPLEELAAMLGGRVGCSRAVTNNGWRPHSDQVGQTGTRITPEIYIASGISGAIQHWVGAKASKHILAINIDPEANMVVKADWAVIADLHEVIPAIAEEIKRRRA from the coding sequence ATGCTGCTGGTGGTCCTGGAGCACGACCGGGGCACCATGGACGAGGCCGCCCGGGAGGCGCTGACCTTCGGGCGCGGCCTGGCCGCCCAGATGGGAGTGCCGCTGCATGCTGCGCTGATCGGCGGCGACGACGCCGATCTGGTGGCCGAAGCCGGGGCCTTCGGCGCTGAGGCGGTTTACACCGTGGTCAGCGACGTGCTGGCAGACTTTGGTCCCGAGGCATGGGGAGAGGCAGCGGCCGAATTGATTCGACGGCTGGAACCGGGCGCGGTGCTGGCCGGGGGCAGCGAGCGGGGCAACGAGATCATGGCCCAGGTGGCCGCCCGACTCGATCTGCCGATGGTGGCCAACTGCATCGACGTCCAGGCCTACAGCGGAGCAGGGGAGTGGACCATGACCCGTCAGCAATGGGGCGGCTCGCTGCTAGAAGACGCCCGGTTGGCATCGGAGCGGCCGTTATTGACCACTGGCTTGCACACGTTGGCCGCCGAACGAGCAGAGGCAGCCGCTTCGCCATCAATCGAGGCAGTGGACATCGAACTGGATCCATCGCTGGCCCGCACCATGGTCAAAGACCGGGTGGTATTGGAGGCCGGAGTCACCCTGTCGACCGCACCGGTGGTGATCGGCGGCGGCCGGGGCGTGGGCTCGCCGGAGGCGTTTGCCCCGCTTGAGGAATTGGCTGCCATGTTGGGCGGCCGGGTGGGTTGCAGCCGGGCGGTGACCAACAACGGCTGGCGACCCCACTCCGATCAGGTGGGTCAAACCGGCACCCGCATCACCCCTGAGATCTACATCGCCTCGGGCATCTCCGGCGCCATCCAGCACTGGGTGGGGGCCAAGGCCAGCAAGCACATCCTGGCCATCAACATCGACCCCGAGGCCAACATGGTGGTCAAAGCCGACTGGGCCGTCATCGCCGACCTTCACGAAGTCATCCCCGCCATCGCCGAAGAGATCAAACGCCGGCGGGCCTGA
- a CDS encoding electron transfer flavoprotein subunit beta/FixA family protein has protein sequence MRILCCVKRVAAPGAKINVTADGLAVDAAHLGFATSPHEECGVEEAVQLTERHGGEVTVLTLGPPEAAEQLRYAASVGAHHGVLVATDGSAWDPQRTAAALTEAIQGLEASDGPFDLLVFGNESADSGGFQVGVRVAYALGRPIVNGIKGIEVAPEAGDGVVRARREIDGGFEVYELPMPAAVGVKEGINLPRYPTMRGRLASKKLEIAELNSDAQPGGQSLVRLHRPRETVTETEILGNSPEAAAAVVDVLEELGVL, from the coding sequence ATGAGGATCTTGTGCTGCGTGAAGCGGGTGGCGGCGCCCGGGGCCAAGATCAATGTGACCGCCGACGGCCTGGCCGTGGACGCCGCCCATCTGGGCTTTGCCACCAGCCCCCATGAGGAGTGCGGTGTGGAGGAGGCAGTGCAGCTCACCGAGCGCCACGGCGGCGAGGTCACCGTGTTGACTCTGGGTCCCCCGGAGGCGGCCGAGCAGCTGCGCTATGCCGCCTCGGTGGGCGCCCACCACGGCGTGCTGGTGGCCACCGACGGCTCGGCCTGGGATCCCCAGCGCACCGCCGCCGCGCTCACCGAGGCCATCCAGGGCTTGGAAGCCTCCGACGGCCCGTTCGACCTGCTGGTGTTCGGCAACGAGTCAGCCGACTCGGGGGGCTTTCAGGTGGGGGTGCGGGTGGCCTACGCCTTGGGCCGTCCCATCGTCAACGGCATCAAGGGCATCGAGGTGGCCCCTGAGGCCGGCGATGGCGTGGTCCGGGCCCGCCGAGAGATCGACGGCGGGTTTGAGGTGTACGAGCTGCCCATGCCCGCGGCCGTAGGCGTCAAGGAGGGCATCAACCTGCCTCGGTATCCGACCATGCGGGGACGGCTGGCGTCCAAGAAGCTGGAGATCGCCGAGTTGAACTCCGACGCCCAGCCCGGCGGGCAGTCACTGGTGCGGTTGCACCGGCCCCGGGAAACGGTCACCGAGACGGAGATCTTGGGCAACAGCCCCGAGGCAGCCGCCGCAGTGGTGGACGTGCTCGAAGAGTTGGGTGTGCTGTGA